Proteins co-encoded in one Apteryx mantelli isolate bAptMan1 chromosome 4, bAptMan1.hap1, whole genome shotgun sequence genomic window:
- the LOC106498374 gene encoding potassium channel subfamily K member 16-like — protein sequence MCSGKLQRGLLVASYFIYLLVGAVVFQALEKTAEKQQKMAAAQMKEAFLQNFTHLTVAEMEQFMKNLTEAIQNGVYPVGNESQIENSNWDFSNSFFFAGTVVSTIGYGTLHPKTAGGQIFCVFFALFGIPLNIVFLHRVGKMLSLLCKKLGKFLYVKGMRKKKIKFLTLLFFLVTGILVFLCLPSLFFQITEGWSYSEGIYFAFITLSTIGFGDYVVGKQPDRNYFSHYRTLVAIWILFGLAWIALLFNLLTMALEDTEKIIAKDLHQMGKVSKDSEASQQRRCWPAQFIPEELQPPHAGGDAQKMESLAAGSEHPKK from the exons ATGTGCAGTGGCAAGCTGCAGAGGGGTTTGCTGGTGGCCAGCTACTTCATCTACTTGCTGGTGGGTGCAGTCGTGTTCCAGGCGCTGGAGAAAactgctgagaagcagcagaaaatgGCAGCTGCCCAGATGAAGGAGGCTTTTCTGCAGAACTTCACCCACCTCACGGTGGCAGAGATGGAGCAGTTtatgaag AACCTGACTGAAGCTATTCAGAATGGAGTATACCCTGTTGGAAATGAATCACAGATTGAAAACAGCAACTGGGATTTCAGCAACTCCTTCTTCTTTGCAGGCACGGTCGTCTCCACAATAG GTTATGGCACACTACATCCTAAAACTGCTGGGGGACAGatcttctgtgtcttttttgcTCTGTTTGGAATCCCTTTGAATATTGTTTTTCTGCACCGTGTCGGTAAGATGCTCTCGCTGCTGTGTAAAAAGCTGGGGAAATTCCTGTACGTGAAAGGAATGAGAAAG aagaaGATCAAATTTCTGACCCTTTTGTTCTTCCTGGTGACGGGGATCCTagtgtttctgtgtttgccatcaCTCTTCTTCCAGATAACAGAAGGCTGGTCCTACAGCGAaggaatttattttgcatttatcacCCTCAGCACCATTGGCTTTGGTGATTATGTAGTAG GAAAACAACCAGACAGGAATTATTTTTCCCACTACCGAACACTGGTGGCCATTTGGATTCTTTTTGGCCTTGCCTGGATTGCTCTCCTGTTTAATTTATTAACAATGGCGCTGGAagatactgaaaaaataattgcCAAGGATCTCCATCAAATGGGAAAGGTGAGTAAAGACAGTGAAGCAAGTCAACAAAGAAGATGCTGGCCTGCTCAGTTTATTCCAGAAGAACTACAGCCACCACACGCTGGAGGGGATGCACAGAAAATGGAGTCATTAGCAGCAGGTTCTGAACacccaaaaaaatga